In a single window of the Coffea eugenioides isolate CCC68of chromosome 3, Ceug_1.0, whole genome shotgun sequence genome:
- the LOC113766018 gene encoding MDIS1-interacting receptor like kinase 2-like: MGSFEFISIFIMVLLFPSSHPKAKGVASDSASEAAGLLKWKASFQNQNNSLLASWNLQSISGKNSSNLPCTWAGISCINGSVNRLNLSEYMIKGSLYDFPFSSLPNLEYLELSLNQIFGSIPREIGNLSKLIYLDFSVNELSHEIPPEICNLRNLTHLALGSNQLSGPIPDGIGTLHNLIELYLNNNTLIGPIPKELGDLKLLTNLELGENQFSGSIPVSIGPIPRSLQNCSSLVKANFNENNFHGNLSEMICIHPFLDFIDLSNNEFYGELSSNWVECKILKTLIIAKNNITGGIPLEFGNLSQLHALDISSNFLSGEIPRVVGKLTSMLKLDLHDNQFVGGVPQELGMLTELLYLDLSTNSLNGSFPEHLEDLKHLFYMNLSNNIFSQKIPFEIGKLTQLSELDLSRNLFTGEIPSEFRSLQSLGTLDLSHNNLSGLIPKALAELPGSLQINISFNNLEGPIPSGRAFVNLTIEEVKGNKGLCGNITGLRACESSSLINSHVKNKRKKLVLTVVFPLLGSFILLGAFFGIPKLRDQRKKISRIEDMDVKKCHLFAIYGYDGKALYKEIVLTTQEFSEVFCIGKGGYGSVYRAQLSSGDVVAVKRLHNMPEMASHRSFLNEIRALIEIKHRNIVKLLGFCSNSQHSFLVYEYLERGSLAKILSIEEEAIELDWQKRLKIIKGIAQALSYMHHDCSPAIVHRDISSNNILLDSEDEAHVSDFGTSKFLKKDSSNWSSLAGTCGYVAPEFAYTMKVTEKCDVYSFGVLTMEVIKGKHPGDLIAYLMSSKPEKIELKDLFDQRLLYPNQEIENILASVLKVARECLHVDPQSRPTMLFISRLLSTGAQSVSHIVQDSDDHINLFS; encoded by the exons ATGGGTTCTTTTGAATTTATCTCTATATTCATTATGGTCCTACTTTTCCCATCATCTCATCCCAAAGCCAAAGGTGTCGCTTCAGATTCTGCTAGTGAGGCGGCTGGTCTTTTGAAATGGAAGGCCAGTTTTCAAAACCAGAACAATAGTTTGCTAGCCTCGTGGAACCTCCAATCCATCAGCGGCAAGAATTCTTCCAACCTTCCATGCACTTGGGCTGGTATTTCATGCATTAATGGAAGTGTCAACAGGTTGAATCTCTCAGAATACATGATAAAAGGTAGCCTGTATGACTTCCCATTTTCATCCCTCCCAAATCTTGAATATCTTGAACTTAGCCTGAATCAAATCTTTGGCAGCATACCTCGTGAAATAGGTAACTTGTCCAAGCTCATTTATCTTGATTTCTCAGTTAATGAGTTGTCACATGAAATCCCACCTGAAATTTGCAACTTGAGAAACTTGACTCATTTAGCTCTCGGAAGTAATCAACTTTCAGGGCCAATTCCTGACGGAATTGGAACTCTGCATAATCTGATTGAACTTTATCTGAACAACAACACTTTGATAG GTCCAATTCCAAAGGAATTGGGTGATCTAAAACTCCTTACCAATTTGGAATTAGGCGAGAACCAATTTAGTGGGTCCATTCCTGTTTCAATTG GTCCAATCCCTAGAAGCTTGCAGAATTGCTCAAGCTTAGTTAAGGCCAATTTCAACGAGAACAATTTCCATGGAAACTTGTCAGAAATGATCTGCATCCATCCATTCCTGGACTTCATAGATCTCAGCAACAATGAGTTCTACGGTGAACTCTCCAGCAACTGGGTTGAATGCAAAATCTTGAAAACCCTGATAATTGCAAAGAATAACATCACAGGTGGTATACCTTTAGAATTTGGAAATTTATCTCAACTGCATGCACTTgatatttcttcaaattttttatcCGGGGAGATACCAAGGGTAGTGGGGAAGTTGACCTCTATGCTTAAACTAGATTTACATGACAACCAATTTGTCGGTGGTGTACCTCAGGAATTGGGAATGCTAACCGAACTTCTTTACCTAGACCTATCCACAAATTCCTTGAATGGATCTTTTCCAGAACATTTGGAAGATTTGAAGCACTTGTTTTACATGAACTTGAGCAACAACATTTTCAGCCAAAAGATTCCATTCGAGATTGGGAAGTTGACCCAACTTTCTGAACTAGATTTGAGTCGAAATTTGTTCACAGGAGAGATACCATCAGAGTTCCGAAGTTTGCAGAGTCTGGGAACATTGGACCTCTCCCACAATAACCTCTCTGGTTTAATCCCAAAGGCTTTAGCAGAATTGCCTGGTTCATTGCAAATTAATATTTCCTTCAATAATTTAGAGGGTCCAATTCCAAGTGGCAGAGCCTTTGTGAATTTAACGATAGAAGAAGtaaagggaaataaaggcttgTGTGGCAATATTACAGGGTTACGAGCTTGTGAAAGTTCCTCGTTAATCAATAGTCATGTcaaaaataagaggaaaaaacTTGTTCTCACAGTTGTATTTCCTCTTCTGGGGTCATTCATACTTCTAGGTGCATTCTTTGGTATTCCCAAATTGCGtgatcaaaggaaaaaaatttcaagaattgAAGATATGGATGTGAAGAAGTGCCATTTATTTGCCATATATGGATATGATGGCAAAGCATTGTATAAAGAAATAGTATTGACTACACAAGAGTTCAGTGAAGTATTTTGCATAGGGAAAGGAGGTTATGGAAGTGTTTATAGAGCACAGCTTTCATCAGGGGATGTAGTAGCTGTAAAGAGACTTCACAACATGCCTGAGATGGCAAGTCATAGAAGTTTCTTGAATGAGATAAGAGCCTTGATAGAAATCAAGCATCGAAACATTGTAAAACTCTTGGGCTTCTGCTCCAACTCTCAGCACTCATTTTTGGTTTATGAGTATCTTGAAAGAGGAAGTTTGGCCAAAATCTTGAGCATAGAAGAAGAAGCTATTGAACTAGACTGGCAGAAGAGGTTGAAAATCATCAAAGGCATCGCTCAAGCTTTATCTTACATGCATCATGATTGTTCACCAGCAATTGTACATCGGGACATATCAAGCAACAACATTTTGCTCGATTCAGAAGACGAGGCTCATGTTTCAGATTTTGGCACTTCTAAGTTTCTGAAAAAAGACTCATCTAATTGGAGTTCTCTTGCAGGAACATGTGGATATGTTGCACCAG AATTTGCCTACACAATGAAAGTAACTGAAAAGTGTGATGTTTATAGCTTTGGGGTCCTGACAATGGAAGTAATCAAAGGAAAGCACCCCGGTGACTTGATTGCTTATCTAATGTCTTCAAAGCCTGAGAAAATAGAACTGAAAGACTTGTTCGATCAAAGACTTCTGTATCccaatcaagaaattgaaaacaTTCTGGCATCCGTTCTCAAAGTAGCAAGAGAATGTCTACATGTTGATCCACAATCTAGGCCAACAATGCTCTTTATTTCTAGGCTGTTATCAACTGGTGCACAATCTGTGTCACATATTGTACAAGACTCCGATGACCATATTAATCTTTTTTCCTAA
- the LOC113766019 gene encoding keratin, type II cytoskeletal 60 kDa, component III-like translates to MEDSEDDDDDDRLEEEEYRFFFKVFTEDRELREYYEKNYYNGEFNCLVCGGLGKKLAGKKSKDCVALVQHSISIAKTKKRRAHRAYGQVICKVLGWDLARLPTIVSALSEKRELCLHNSGQGAAVVRGGGGSGAGGGVGGGAGGRVGGGAGEGIGGGAGGGAGGGVGGGAGGGLG, encoded by the exons ATGGAGGatagtgaggatgatgatgatgatgataggCTGGAGGAGGAAGAGTATAGGTTTTTCTTTAAAGTATTTACAGAGGATAGGGAGTTGAGGGAGTATTACGAGAAGAATTATTATAATGGGGAATTTAATTGCTTAGTTTGCGGTGGTTTGGGGAAAAAGTTAGCTGGAAAGAAGTCTAAGGATTGTGTTGCTCTTGTTCAGCATTCGATTTCAATAGCCAAGACGAAGAAGAGGAGAGCTCATAGGGCTTATGGGCAGGTAATTTGCAAGGTTCTTGGATGGGACCTTGCTAGGCTTCCCACCATTGTCTCAGCATTGAGCGAAAAGCGTGAACTATGTTTGCATAATTCAGGCCAGG GAGCTGCTGTGGTGAGAGGTGGTGGTGGGAGTGGGGCTGGTGGTGGAGTTGGGGGTGGAGCAGGTGGGAGAGTAGGAGGAGGGGCTGGTGAAGGCATTGGTGGTGGTGCCGGAGGTGGAGCAGGTGGAGGCGTGGGAGGAGGGGCTGGAGGAGGCCTTGGCTGA